A window of the Ignavibacteria bacterium genome harbors these coding sequences:
- a CDS encoding T9SS type A sorting domain-containing protein — protein sequence MRKILFALILSSLCNVFAQNEYRDKLLESSVYDQAPAELKNRKAFIREWKFFEERAFPEGKIPNKAYENSIQQRNQMRVNSNDLTRSITWTNLGPTPGYYSNYGNISSRIVTGAYNPTNPNIIYIGPANGGVWKSIDNGTSWTPLTDDQPSLSMGAIAIDPTNPENIYAGTGEATYSGASYYGRGLLKSTNGGATWQHITSGLPSSSYFSRIVIRPGNSIQLLAALGTSGLYRSTNSGVTWTQLLAGRCDDVIYTASGDTAFAVGNGIGMQRSINGGATFSSFSSNLPDGTRTHFDLCLKTPSIMYAAVYASSAVKVYKSTDNGVVWNQIATSQNFDGSQAWYDLYCKVHPKNPNVVFVGTIDVYRSTNGGANFSNITNGYSGGNVHVDQHNLVFHPSDDNTILSLNDGGIYRSTNLGASFENLNEKLTLTQFYRIAASPFTPARILGGTQDNGTQQTYGTMNWAAAFGGDGGEVCFNPFNSNFIIGETQNGGLRRTTNGGSSWISASSGISTSESVAWVAPIIAHPVTSGTFYVARTRVYRSIDNGGSWTAISGNVNGTTAVRELAISKSNPLIMYATSSSKVFKSEDGGVNWTNVTFGLPNKTITSVYVHPTNSSISFLTFSGFGTEKVYRSTNGGTSWSSIHANLPDSPANDMFIYPDDPDKTYFISSDVGVFMTTDSGLSWIEIYQGLPNTVAIHLDYSPTIQKLRVGTHGRGVFEASLNLTGTSASFTTQSGWNLLSIPLNSINKSKDYFFPNSNSYAYTYENGYQISDSLMLGVGYWLKFPSVQSHTIYGEVVNPHTINLSSGWNIIGAMNSPIQTNSITTNPSGIISSQFFAYDNGYNPVTVLEVGKGHWLKTNASGSLTFTTTSYKPPEKTSSSLDETDKIVIKDDDSQTYSFYFTDRNFDLSQYELPPSPPSGSKDARFISNRFVESAGTAQVISISNLQYPISLNYNSKKNSSLELSFISQNGPVNVFLKSGEEFIIHDSKIDRIKAKVSNSEYGFSLAQNYPNPFNSSTLINFEIPKSAYTTLKLFDLLGRELKILVQEKLEEGKHFYKLDVSDLSSGVYFYSLNWEGNSLSKRMILIK from the coding sequence ATGAGAAAAATATTATTTGCTTTAATTTTAAGTTCTCTGTGCAATGTCTTTGCTCAGAATGAATATCGTGATAAGCTGTTAGAATCGTCAGTTTACGATCAAGCTCCCGCAGAGTTGAAAAACCGAAAAGCATTCATTCGTGAGTGGAAATTCTTTGAAGAGAGAGCTTTTCCGGAAGGAAAAATTCCTAACAAAGCTTATGAAAACTCTATCCAACAAAGAAATCAGATGCGAGTCAATTCAAACGATCTTACTCGTTCTATTACATGGACAAATTTAGGTCCAACACCTGGATATTACTCGAATTATGGAAATATTTCTTCAAGGATAGTAACTGGCGCTTATAATCCAACTAATCCGAACATAATTTACATTGGTCCTGCAAATGGCGGCGTTTGGAAGTCAATTGATAATGGTACGAGTTGGACTCCACTAACCGATGATCAACCATCGCTTTCGATGGGAGCTATTGCAATCGATCCGACAAATCCAGAAAATATTTATGCAGGTACTGGAGAAGCAACATATAGCGGCGCTTCTTATTACGGAAGAGGTTTGTTGAAATCTACGAATGGCGGTGCAACTTGGCAGCACATTACATCCGGATTACCGTCATCTTCTTACTTCTCGCGAATAGTTATACGTCCTGGAAATAGCATACAATTGCTTGCGGCATTGGGCACAAGCGGACTTTACCGAAGCACTAACTCAGGAGTTACTTGGACTCAACTTCTTGCAGGACGGTGCGACGATGTAATCTATACTGCTTCCGGTGATACAGCATTTGCTGTTGGTAATGGGATCGGTATGCAGAGATCGATAAACGGCGGAGCAACGTTTTCAAGTTTTAGTTCGAATCTGCCGGATGGAACGCGAACCCATTTTGATCTGTGCCTTAAAACACCCTCAATAATGTACGCCGCTGTGTATGCGAGCAGCGCTGTTAAAGTTTATAAATCAACTGACAATGGAGTTGTTTGGAATCAGATTGCGACATCGCAGAATTTTGATGGTTCTCAAGCTTGGTATGACCTTTACTGCAAAGTGCACCCAAAGAATCCGAATGTTGTCTTCGTAGGAACCATCGATGTTTATCGATCGACAAACGGGGGAGCGAATTTTTCAAACATTACGAACGGCTACAGTGGAGGTAATGTCCATGTTGACCAGCATAATTTAGTTTTTCATCCCAGTGATGATAATACAATTCTAAGTTTAAATGATGGAGGAATCTATCGTTCTACAAATTTAGGCGCATCCTTTGAAAATTTGAATGAGAAACTTACTCTTACACAATTCTACCGAATTGCTGCAAGTCCCTTTACTCCAGCAAGAATTTTAGGTGGTACACAAGATAATGGAACTCAACAAACGTATGGCACGATGAATTGGGCTGCTGCGTTTGGCGGTGATGGCGGTGAAGTATGTTTTAATCCTTTCAACTCAAATTTCATTATAGGTGAAACTCAAAATGGCGGATTGAGGAGAACCACTAATGGAGGATCTTCGTGGATATCAGCTTCATCCGGAATTTCAACTTCAGAAAGTGTTGCATGGGTAGCACCGATAATTGCACATCCAGTGACATCCGGAACATTTTATGTGGCTCGAACGCGGGTCTATCGCTCCATTGATAATGGAGGATCGTGGACTGCAATTTCTGGAAATGTTAATGGAACCACCGCCGTTAGAGAATTGGCAATAAGTAAATCAAATCCATTAATTATGTATGCCACATCTTCAAGTAAGGTATTTAAGTCAGAAGATGGCGGCGTTAATTGGACGAATGTAACTTTTGGATTACCGAATAAAACTATTACCTCAGTTTATGTTCACCCAACAAATTCGAGTATTTCGTTTTTAACTTTTTCTGGATTTGGTACGGAGAAAGTCTACCGAAGTACAAATGGTGGTACTAGTTGGTCGAGCATCCATGCTAATCTGCCTGATTCCCCCGCAAATGATATGTTCATTTATCCTGATGATCCTGATAAAACTTATTTTATCTCTTCTGATGTTGGAGTATTTATGACAACAGATTCGGGTTTAAGCTGGATTGAAATCTATCAAGGATTGCCGAATACAGTAGCTATACATTTGGATTATTCTCCGACGATCCAAAAACTGAGAGTCGGAACTCATGGAAGAGGAGTATTCGAAGCCTCCCTCAATTTAACCGGAACTTCTGCATCATTTACAACGCAATCGGGTTGGAATCTTCTATCTATTCCGTTAAACTCAATAAATAAATCAAAAGACTATTTTTTCCCAAATTCAAATTCATATGCATACACATATGAGAATGGGTATCAAATTTCGGATTCATTGATGCTCGGTGTTGGATACTGGCTGAAATTTCCGAGCGTGCAATCGCACACTATTTATGGTGAAGTCGTTAATCCGCATACAATTAATTTATCTTCCGGCTGGAATATAATCGGTGCAATGAATTCTCCGATACAGACTAATTCGATTACAACCAATCCGTCAGGAATAATTTCATCTCAGTTTTTTGCATATGATAATGGTTATAATCCTGTTACAGTACTTGAAGTCGGAAAAGGACATTGGTTGAAGACCAATGCATCAGGCTCTCTAACTTTTACTACAACCTCATACAAACCGCCTGAAAAAACTTCTTCATCTCTTGATGAGACGGATAAAATCGTTATAAAAGATGATGATAGTCAAACATATTCGTTTTATTTTACTGATCGAAATTTTGATCTATCTCAGTACGAATTACCCCCTTCACCTCCTTCTGGATCGAAAGATGCGAGGTTTATCAGTAATAGATTTGTCGAATCAGCAGGAACAGCTCAAGTAATATCAATTTCGAATTTACAATATCCAATTAGCTTAAATTATAATTCAAAGAAAAATTCAAGTTTGGAATTATCTTTTATTTCGCAGAATGGACCTGTAAATGTTTTCTTGAAGAGTGGAGAAGAATTTATCATCCATGATTCGAAGATTGATCGGATCAAAGCTAAAGTTTCGAATTCAGAATATGGATTCAGTTTAGCTCAAAATTATCCAAATCCCTTTAACTCAAGTACACTAATTAATTTTGAAATTCCAAAATCAGCTTACACGACTTTAAAACTATTTGATTTACTCGGAAGGGAGTTAAAAATCTTAGTCCAGGAAAAACTCGAAGAGGGTAAACATTTTTACAAGCTCGATGTTTCGGATCTGTCGAGCGGAGTATATTTTTATTCCCTAAATTGGGAAGGAAATTCGTTGTCAAAAAGAATGATTTTAATCAAGTGA